The window CCTGCGTAATCATCTGGACTGCAATCACTACGACAACCACGGCAAAAATGCGGCGTAATGTCATTACTGGCATACGAGGCAGGAGCCTTGCTCCAAGCATTGAGCCCCCAAGTACACCGAGCATAACCGGTAGTGCGATGAGCGGATGAATGTATCCGCGCTTGAGATAAATTGCGGCGCTCGCAACCCCTGTCACACCGATCATTAAGGAACTGGTAGCCGTCGATACTTTGAACGGAATGCCCATGATGCGATCCATCGCAATTACCTTAAGAGCTCCCGACCCGATGCCCAGCATTCCGGATAGCACGCCTGCCACGTACATCAGTCCGAAGCCCGACTTTGCGCGTGATACGCGATAATCGACTGTTCCCTCTGAGGAATGAAACACGCCGTTGAGCTGAAGCGTCTCGCAGAGAGGGTCCGCCGCCTGATTCCGATTCTGCTGTTTCTTTGCCTGAATCACCTGCCAGGCTGAGTGAAGGAGTACTGCGCCAAAAAGAATTGCCAGCGCGTTTGTTGGCGTCCTGCTGGCGAGGATTGCCCCACAGATTGCGCCCGCCGTTGTTGCCATTTCCAGAAACATGCCGATGCGTATGTTGGAGAGGCCGTCCTTCACATATGCCGCAGCCGCACCTGAGGATGTTGCGATAACTGAAACCAGACTTGCTCCGATGGCATAGCGAATATCCACACCCAGTAGAAGTGTGAGCGCGGGAGTAACAACGATCCCGCCGCCAAGCCCCGTCAACGCTCCAAGGAGGCCGGCCGAGATAGAAACAAGAAAGACAATAAGTGTGAATTCATACGCAGTCATTTTTACCTTTCATCACCGCGCGAGTGAAACACGGCGCGGAATACTGGGTTGGAACCAGTCGTCCGCGCCGGCTGGAGATGGAATTGGATTATCCTGCGATGACTGCCTGCTTCTCCGAAGGAATCTTCTTGAGCGTTTCCGCATCGAGATTCAAGTGAGAAGTGGCCATTTCCGGCGGCATGCGCCTGATCCAGTTGTTCAAGGAGATATCCAGGAATCGCGGTGCTTTGAACATTTCAAGGAACACAAGATCTTCTGTGCCAGTGTTCTCGATGTAGTGTCCTGCGACTGCGGGAACAAAGCCCACGTCATTCGCATTAAAGTCCATCGTGCGAGCTCTGCCTTCCGGCATAACGATGGTCATGCGGCCCTTTCCAGATAGCCAGAACTGCCACTCCGTTGCGTTGGGGTGCCAGTGCAGCTCGCGCATCCCTCCCGGCTTGAGACGTACCAATCCGGCTGCAACGGTGGTGCTGGCCGGAAAGTTCGACGAATCGACGACACGTACTTCGCCGCCCGCG is drawn from Acidicapsa acidisoli and contains these coding sequences:
- a CDS encoding sulfite exporter TauE/SafE family protein; protein product: MTAYEFTLIVFLVSISAGLLGALTGLGGGIVVTPALTLLLGVDIRYAIGASLVSVIATSSGAAAAYVKDGLSNIRIGMFLEMATTAGAICGAILASRTPTNALAILFGAVLLHSAWQVIQAKKQQNRNQAADPLCETLQLNGVFHSSEGTVDYRVSRAKSGFGLMYVAGVLSGMLGIGSGALKVIAMDRIMGIPFKVSTATSSLMIGVTGVASAAIYLKRGYIHPLIALPVMLGVLGGSMLGARLLPRMPVMTLRRIFAVVVVVIAVQMITQGLRGRL